The sequence TATACTCAGTATATCAAAGGGTTCTGTAATGAAATACCTTGAAATATCCAATGAATTATCGAAAAGATATCCAATAGACCCTTACCTTGTTCAGAGGATAGGGTTGCTTGAGTCTGGTATAAACTCACTCTTTGAAAGTGATAAATCCAAACAGAGTTCACTAGATGTGTTCCTATAGAAAAATTTCAACCATAACCATATAATGTTCAATAATATTCATAACTAAAACTCGATTTAAAAAACTTTAAGAACTTTGAGGTCTTAATTAATATAAGGTGTTTACATGAGGGATGACTTAGAAATAAAAGATGCACGTGTTATTGCAGCACTTCAAACCAAGGCTCAAACATGTGTCATAAAAAACAACGGAATATTCGAAAGGTTCAGCCACGAGAAGATAGTTAGATCTTGTCTCATGGTGGGAGCTCCACTCTGGGCTTCAGAAAAAATTGCCTCTTACGTTGCAAAAACAGCATACGACGGCATATCCACCGCAGAGATAAAGATGTTGGTGTTCGACCACCTGAAAAAGATAGATGGGGAGGTTGCAGACAAGTACCTGGCAACAAACACTTTGCGTGTCAGGACATCAAGGGATACAATAGAACCCTTCGATCAACGGAAAATAGAAAAAACCCTGATAGTGGAAACTGAAGCGTCAGGAGAACTGGCTCGGAAAATAGCCACTCAAGTATGGAAGGAACTTAAAAAACTTGACGTGGAATACTTAACCGCGCCAATGATAAGGGAAATAGTTAACACAAAGCTTGTTGAAAACGGCCTTGAAACACTGCGTAAAAAGTACACTCGACTTGGTATACCTGTTTACAACATTACAAACCTCATAAAAAACGGTTCCAGGGACAACGCAAATATGATACACAACCCTGAAACAGTTCACAAGTACGTTGCAGATGAAGCCCTCAAACAGTACGCACTTCTAAGCATCCCACAGGAACTTGCAGACGCACACATGAGCGGGGACATACACATACACGACCTTGAGTTCTTTGCAGGAAGACCCATCAACTGCCTCCAGCACGACCTCAGAACCTTCATACGATACGGATTAAGGGTTGACGGTACAGGGGACCACACTTCAGTTGCAGGAGCACCAAAACATATAGGAACACTCATGAATCACACAGGGGAAATAATGCTGGCAGCACAGCAGAACATGAGTGGAGGACAGTCAATGAGCCTGTGGAACGTCTTCGTGGCACCATTCGCTGCAGGGCTCTCCTACGATGAGATCAAACAGGCAGTCCAGATGCTCATATACAACCTGAACATGGCCTACGCTGCCAGAGGCAGTCAGGTACCATTCACATCCATGAACCTTGAATTCACAGTTCCTGACTTCCTTAAAGACGAAACAGCCTACGGGCCTGGAGGTAAGGCTGTAGGGGTTTACGGTGACTTCGAGGAGGAAACAAGGGCACTAGAAAGAGCATTCACAGAGGAACTCCTGAAGGGAGATTCAGATGGAAAACCACACCTCTTCCCAAACACCATCTACACACTCCGTAAAGAGGTTTTAGGCAGTGAATTTGAAGAAGATCTGCTCAAGGTCCATGAACTCTCAGCCAAATACGGAACAGCCTACTTCACCAACATGCTCCCTGACTACAGGGGTAACATGGCCAACTACATGGGATGCAGAACCCAGCTCAACGACAACTGGACAGGAGACTGGGACAAGGACTGTCTGAGGACAGGAAACCTTGCATACGTCACACTGAACCTGCCAAGGATAGCCTACAACTCAAGGGATGATGATGACGTCTTCGAGTACCTGGATTCTTACATGAACCTTGCAGAACAGGTGCTGATGCTCAGGAGAAGACAGGCAATGCACTGCCTTGACGACTACAACCTGCTCCCATTCCTGACCCAGGATGTTGACGGAGAGAGGTACTACAGGGTGGAGAATTCAACCATGTCCTTCGGATTCGTTGGACTCAATGAAATGCTCCTTGAACACTGCGGTAATGGCATAGAAGATGAAGATGCTAGAAAATTCGGACTGGACGTTATAAAATACATAAACCAGCGCGCAGCCACACTTAAAGAGGAAACAGGATTGAGATGGAGTGTTCTCCAGACACCTGCAGAGTCCACTGCCTACAGATTCGCAATGCTCGACAAGGAAAAATTCGGGGACAAGGCAATCACACAGGGAGATGCTGGTGCATACTACTACACCAACTCCTCCCACGTACCTGTGAACGCAGATGTTTTGTTACCTGAGAAGATAAGGATCGAGGAAAAATTCCACCCAATGACACTGGGAGGACACATATTCCACGCATTCATGGGAGAGGCCTACGCAAACCCAGAATCACTCATGAGCCTCACCAACAAGATAGCCACAAAATCCGACATAGGATTCTGGGCCTACAGCTCAGCAATGAGCTTCTGCATGAAGTGCAAAAGCCTAATGAAAGGCCTTCAGGACCAGTGTGGAAACTGCGGGGAACAGAAAGAAGTTGAATGGTACGACAGAATAACTGGATACGTCCAGCAGGTTGGAAGGTCCAAATCAGCTTCAGGCGGATGGAACCCTGGAAAGATGCAGGAGTTAAGGGATAGGAAGAGGTTTTAAACCTTTTCTTTAGATTATTTTTTTTATTTTCGTTAATTTAAATCCATTAAATAATATTCATTCTTTTTTTCACCAGTATTAAAACAAAAGAAGGATTAAAATGCCAACCCACCAAACCTTCATGCAGGAAGCCCTGAGAGAGGCCAGAAAAAGTTTAAAAGAGGGAGGAATCCCAATAGGCGCAGTCCTTGTTGAGGATGCAAAGATCATCTCCAGGGGCCACAACCAGCTCCTTCAGAGGGGATCCACAGTTCTTCACGGTGAAATGGACTGCATCGAGAATGCAGGCAGACTTAAAGGTGCAGATTACCGAAGATGCACACTCTACACAACCCTTTCACCTTGTGAGATGTGTTCAGGTATGATAATCCTCTACAAAATCCCAAGGGTTGTGATAGGTGAGAATGAAACTCTTAAAGGTCCTGAAGCCCTTTTAAGGGAGAACGGGGTTGAGGTTTTGAATCTGGACCTTCCCGAGTGCAGGAAGCTCATGGGTGATTACATAAAAACTAATTCAAAGCTCTGGGATGAAGAGATGGAACGTGTGGGATACTGAAAGCCCAATTTATTTTATCATTACCTCTAAAAATTGCTTTTTTTAAAAACATTTTTTTTCATTTTTGTGAATGGCTACTTTTTTTTGCTTTTAAACAATTTTAATGTTTATGCCACGTTATTTTATTTATTTAATCAGTTTTTATGCAGTAATCTGGGATCTTTTTTATATTTTGGTTAGTATGTTATGTGACTGTTTAATTTGAAAGTATTACTGCCTCGGGCTTCGACATTTTCTGTGGATTGATTTTATTCGCGTTAATTGCCCGTATTTTGCGGATAAAATCCAAAGTTTTATTATTGTGAACGTATTATTCTGATTAGGGTATAATACTGAATATCCTGTTTATAACGGGCATGAAGGAGGTGAAAATATGCGAAAACAAATAAAGCCAAAAGCACAGGTTATGTTCCTTTTACTCACAATTTTTGTTATCATGGTTTCAGTATCTAGTGTCAATGCTGCTCCATTAACAACTGCTTCGCAGGTTTATGTGAGTACCAATGGTTCAGATGCCAACAGTGGTACTGCAGATTCTCCATACCTCACAATACAGAAAGGAGTGGATTCCATTTCAGAAAATGGAACTGTGTACATTGCAAATGGAGTATACAATGGAACTGGCAACACAAACATTACCATCAATAGAAACATGAACATCACAGGTCAAAGCCATACAGGAACCATAATCAACGGAGCAGGTACCAACTGGATATTCCATATCAACAGTGGTGTTAATGTCACCATCACAAACTTAACACTAACTCAAGGTTATATGGCGGGGAATGGTGGTGCTATCTATAATTATGGTACGTTAACCGTGACTAATTGTACATTAACCAACAACACAGTAACTGATTATGGTGGTGCTATTGAAAATAGGGGTTCTCTGGCGGTTTACGGAAGCACATTCATAAACAATATAGCAAATGGTGAAGGTGGTGGAGCCATTGATAATTGGAATATTGATTCTACTACTGCTACTTCTGTGGTTTCATTCAGCCAGTTCATTAACAACGGAGCGTGTTCTATATATAATATTATGGGTTCAGTGAGTGCTGAAAATAACTGGTGGGGTTCTAATAATCCAGTATGGGCAAATCTCATATCTGGAATGTCAAATCCTACAAACTGGTTATACATGACAATAGACACTACAAAAACCGTCATTAACAATACTCAGACTAGTTTTGTCACAGTTAGCTTCAACAACCAGTATAATGGTACTACAGTTACTCCATTCGATCCTAGTACAGGCCACATCCCAGACGGAACACATGTAAACCTTACTAGTGCATTGGGAAGTTTCAATCCTGTAATAGCCACAACGGTTAATGGTATTGCAACAGCATTGTTCACAGCAAACCAGACAGGAACCGGTAACTTAACAGCAATTGCAGATAATCAAACAGTTACACAACTTTTAACAGTGAATCCAGCATCCTACTTGTACCTGAACGTTACAAGTTCAAAGAGTAATCCAACTGCAGGTGAAACATTCGTTTTAACCTACAAACTCAGTAACAGCGGACCAAACAATGCAACTAATGTAACGATGTCTTTCCAGGTACCAGCTGGTTTGGAATTTGTAAGTGCAAGTGTTGATAACGGAACATGGACTTACAACCCAGCAAACAGGACTGTAACTTGGATGCTCAGCAACGTGGCTGTTGGAGACCCTTATCTTTACCTCACGGTCAGGGCATTGGGAAGTGGAAGTTACACCATCATACCAACAATAACCTCAGACACATACAACAGAAACACAGACCCATTAAAATCATTCACGGTAAATGTACAGGAACAAAACAATAGTAACGACAACACAGTGAACGCTGCATCAACAACAAAAACAGTTCCAATGCAACATACTGGTATGCCAGTAGCAGGATTAATATTAGCAATCCTTGCGGTACTTGGAGGAACACTAGCACCAAGAAAAAAATAAACCCTATTTCTCCTTTTTTTATTCTTTTTTTAGTTTTTTATCCCATAATCAAACCTAATAATTCAATATATTTTTATTTCCTTCTTTAATCCGTATTTAAAGTGGATTGCCACGAATTTCACTGATGAATTTACTAATGAATGAATCATCAAAAAAGAAAAAGAATTAATGTTTTATATGCTTGTCACTTTACCACTTCCAGATATCTGCTGGGTCAGCTTAGGATTTCCAAGGTAGTTAACCTCACCTGAACCGCTGATAATAATACTCAGCTGCTGCAGGGCGTAAACAATTGCTTTTCCTGATCCATTGATGTTAACAGAAGCTGTGTTGCTTGTAAGGTTGGATCCATTGTACTCCCCTGACCCTGAGATGGTCACATCCTGACTGTTAGCTTTGCCTGCTGCTGTAACACTTCCAGAACCTGATATAACCACTTTAAATGTGTTTGCAGTCAGTCCGTTTATGGTGTCGTTACCTGAACCACTTATACTTAGACTTAAACTGTTCACGTTGAGTTTATCAGATTCCACATATCCTGAACCTGATGAATCCACACTGTTCAGATCTTTAACTGTTACGTAAACGTTCACGGGTTTTGTTGGCATCACAGTGGTCTGTCCAAGTCCCTGATCTATGGTCAGTCTGCCGTTGGACACGGTGTCTTTATGTTAGGTATGACATTGTTTTCAGCTTCTATAACCAGGGATTCATTGGTTCCCTGCTTTATGAATAGGTTGATGTCTCCATTTGTGCTTATCTGGCTGAAACCAGAAACATCTCTGGTCTGATTCACAACTTTTCCTGATCCTGTGCCAATGCATCCAGATGCCATGACAACAAGGATGATCAATCCCAAAATTCCCAGGCCCATCTTTTTCATAAAAACACCTCTTGAAATTATATTTCCACAGGATTCTTATTATAATTAGTTATTTTTATAATATTCATTTTTTAAGGAATTAAAAATAAAACTGGGCTTAAAATGATTTGTGAATAATATAAATCAATTAAAAATTAGAAACAATGGATAAATATCTTTAAATATCATAAAAAAAACGTTATACCTCTAGATAAACGGTGTACCAGTGGTAATTAAATCATGTAAGGTATGTGTTAACCTAAATTTTACTTTTTCATAATAAAAATCAAAGATTTAAGTTGATAGTTCTTTTGGAATACTTCATTCGGGTTATCATTGATTGTAAGAAGGTTATTGGCTTATTTTTAATTCAAAATCAACGAAGTTGGGTAGATTACATCGATAGGTTTAAATAATCATTTCGTGTAATTAATGTTCATGATTCCATTGGGATCTAATCTTAAATTTGAAAGGGATTACTAAAAATTGAAAGGGAGATTTAAATGCAGAAGAATATGATTTTTTTAGCACTTTTATGTGCTATCGTGGTCATTTTCAGTGGGGCTGTTGCAGCGGCTGATGTGCCGTCTGTCAACTTCACAAGTAATGTAACCAATGGAACGGCACCTTTGAGTGTGCAGTTCAACGATGCATCCAACGGCGCACCAACCAGTTGGAACTGGGACTTCGGTGATGGGAACACCAGCACAGAACAAAACCCACGACACACATACACAAAGGCAGGAAAATACACAGTCAATTTGACAGCGTCCAATGTAAACGGTAACAACAAGGTAACCAAGACAGATTACATCACTGTTCTGGACACTAAATCTGTTAATGTTGGAGTCAACGTTCCTGGTGGATGGTACAACCATAATCAGACCATTGTTCTGAATGCAAATGCTAACGGCACCAAAATTTACTACACA is a genomic window of Methanobacterium congolense containing:
- a CDS encoding nucleoside deaminase — protein: MPTHQTFMQEALREARKSLKEGGIPIGAVLVEDAKIISRGHNQLLQRGSTVLHGEMDCIENAGRLKGADYRRCTLYTTLSPCEMCSGMIILYKIPRVVIGENETLKGPEALLRENGVEVLNLDLPECRKLMGDYIKTNSKLWDEEMERVGY
- a CDS encoding GIN domain-containing protein, with amino-acid sequence MSNGRLTIDQGLGQTTVMPTKPVNVYVTVKDLNSVDSSGSGYVESDKLNVNSLSLSISGSGNDTINGLTANTFKVVISGSGSVTAAGKANSQDVTISGSGEYNGSNLTSNTASVNINGSGKAIVYALQQLSIIISGSGEVNYLGNPKLTQQISGSGKVTSI
- a CDS encoding DUF11 domain-containing protein, producing the protein MRKQIKPKAQVMFLLLTIFVIMVSVSSVNAAPLTTASQVYVSTNGSDANSGTADSPYLTIQKGVDSISENGTVYIANGVYNGTGNTNITINRNMNITGQSHTGTIINGAGTNWIFHINSGVNVTITNLTLTQGYMAGNGGAIYNYGTLTVTNCTLTNNTVTDYGGAIENRGSLAVYGSTFINNIANGEGGGAIDNWNIDSTTATSVVSFSQFINNGACSIYNIMGSVSAENNWWGSNNPVWANLISGMSNPTNWLYMTIDTTKTVINNTQTSFVTVSFNNQYNGTTVTPFDPSTGHIPDGTHVNLTSALGSFNPVIATTVNGIATALFTANQTGTGNLTAIADNQTVTQLLTVNPASYLYLNVTSSKSNPTAGETFVLTYKLSNSGPNNATNVTMSFQVPAGLEFVSASVDNGTWTYNPANRTVTWMLSNVAVGDPYLYLTVRALGSGSYTIIPTITSDTYNRNTDPLKSFTVNVQEQNNSNDNTVNAASTTKTVPMQHTGMPVAGLILAILAVLGGTLAPRKK
- a CDS encoding head GIN domain-containing protein yields the protein MKKMGLGILGLIILVVMASGCIGTGSGKVVNQTRDVSGFSQISTNGDINLFIKQGTNESLVIEAENNVIPNIKTPCPTAD
- the nrdD gene encoding anaerobic ribonucleoside-triphosphate reductase is translated as MRDDLEIKDARVIAALQTKAQTCVIKNNGIFERFSHEKIVRSCLMVGAPLWASEKIASYVAKTAYDGISTAEIKMLVFDHLKKIDGEVADKYLATNTLRVRTSRDTIEPFDQRKIEKTLIVETEASGELARKIATQVWKELKKLDVEYLTAPMIREIVNTKLVENGLETLRKKYTRLGIPVYNITNLIKNGSRDNANMIHNPETVHKYVADEALKQYALLSIPQELADAHMSGDIHIHDLEFFAGRPINCLQHDLRTFIRYGLRVDGTGDHTSVAGAPKHIGTLMNHTGEIMLAAQQNMSGGQSMSLWNVFVAPFAAGLSYDEIKQAVQMLIYNLNMAYAARGSQVPFTSMNLEFTVPDFLKDETAYGPGGKAVGVYGDFEEETRALERAFTEELLKGDSDGKPHLFPNTIYTLRKEVLGSEFEEDLLKVHELSAKYGTAYFTNMLPDYRGNMANYMGCRTQLNDNWTGDWDKDCLRTGNLAYVTLNLPRIAYNSRDDDDVFEYLDSYMNLAEQVLMLRRRQAMHCLDDYNLLPFLTQDVDGERYYRVENSTMSFGFVGLNEMLLEHCGNGIEDEDARKFGLDVIKYINQRAATLKEETGLRWSVLQTPAESTAYRFAMLDKEKFGDKAITQGDAGAYYYTNSSHVPVNADVLLPEKIRIEEKFHPMTLGGHIFHAFMGEAYANPESLMSLTNKIATKSDIGFWAYSSAMSFCMKCKSLMKGLQDQCGNCGEQKEVEWYDRITGYVQQVGRSKSASGGWNPGKMQELRDRKRF